A part of Gemmatimonas groenlandica genomic DNA contains:
- a CDS encoding glycosyltransferase family 2 protein has protein sequence MLYLAIPAHNEVATIGVLLWRIRTVLAEFPREYEVVVYDDASSDETAEVAEQYAHAMPVTVIRGTAHVGYAGALDALIRHVSAQTRYPRRDAMLLVQGDFTDPPGIVPEFARRFEGGADLVVGERMVVADAPVPVRRLFKAAHWAMRPFVRVDGVNDLTASMRLIRISALRDLVRQAGAEPICVGDSWTANADLLLKLVPLARRVESVPMEPTYGVRMRDTRRVAVRDALAALKWAWGARGRRAVAGSAAETSGDTERRPARGGAPAGKRREETELSVEKLRERVRDRPRIEDEESFNGRREGRRRERERAKGERPAEEQGDAPSAVVAERVVERVVERAPSAVVAERVVERAPERPVTESRPPRAERPERPKRPRGETADGEAKPARPERLPRGERPAKSDAPRPPRRGREESRSPYSDPSIELEDPFAAPSAKRDGPDRALERALGPVDASEPTTGSRTSDSETPYAERSAMPPAVDRRDDDGDDGREVDGDLGERTEGAESAEGEDGAAPRKKRRRNRRSRRGRAKTDGTANDDTSEEGEADADSSSESGAIDADLPVAGAPPRSRSRAPKADADEGESDEEASGALAEVDGDESDLDSAARARRRGRRGRRGGARRSRGRRDKDGGEGGGADAGGADAEG, from the coding sequence GTGCTCTACCTCGCCATTCCCGCACACAATGAGGTCGCCACCATCGGCGTCCTGCTTTGGCGGATCCGCACCGTCCTCGCTGAATTTCCTCGCGAGTACGAAGTCGTCGTGTACGATGACGCGAGCTCCGACGAAACGGCGGAGGTGGCGGAGCAGTACGCGCACGCGATGCCGGTCACCGTGATCCGCGGCACGGCGCACGTCGGCTACGCCGGCGCCCTCGATGCGCTGATCCGGCACGTATCCGCGCAGACGCGCTATCCGCGTCGCGACGCGATGCTGTTGGTGCAGGGTGATTTCACCGATCCGCCGGGTATCGTGCCCGAGTTCGCCCGTCGTTTCGAGGGCGGTGCCGACCTCGTGGTTGGGGAGCGGATGGTGGTCGCCGACGCGCCGGTGCCGGTCCGCCGCTTGTTCAAAGCGGCGCATTGGGCCATGCGTCCGTTCGTGCGGGTCGACGGGGTGAATGACCTCACCGCCTCGATGCGCCTGATCCGGATTTCCGCGCTGCGTGATCTCGTGCGTCAGGCCGGCGCCGAGCCGATTTGTGTCGGTGATTCGTGGACGGCAAACGCCGATCTGCTGCTCAAGCTCGTCCCGCTGGCCCGTCGGGTGGAATCCGTACCGATGGAGCCGACCTACGGCGTGCGCATGCGTGATACACGCCGCGTGGCCGTGCGCGATGCCCTCGCCGCCCTCAAATGGGCCTGGGGAGCGCGCGGCCGACGTGCCGTGGCTGGATCGGCCGCGGAAACGTCGGGCGACACGGAACGCCGTCCGGCCCGCGGAGGCGCACCCGCCGGCAAGCGACGCGAAGAGACCGAACTCTCGGTCGAAAAGCTGCGTGAGCGTGTACGTGACCGGCCGCGTATCGAGGACGAGGAGTCGTTCAACGGCCGGCGCGAAGGTCGGCGTCGCGAGCGTGAACGGGCGAAGGGCGAGCGTCCTGCCGAGGAACAGGGAGACGCGCCGTCCGCTGTTGTCGCGGAGCGCGTCGTGGAGCGCGTCGTGGAGCGCGCGCCGTCCGCTGTTGTCGCGGAGCGCGTCGTGGAGCGCGCGCCGGAGCGGCCGGTGACCGAATCGCGGCCGCCGCGCGCCGAGCGCCCGGAGCGCCCCAAGCGCCCGCGTGGCGAGACGGCCGACGGCGAGGCCAAGCCAGCGCGCCCCGAGCGTCTGCCGCGAGGCGAGCGTCCGGCAAAAAGCGACGCCCCGCGACCGCCACGGCGCGGGCGTGAGGAATCGCGCTCGCCGTATAGCGATCCATCAATCGAGCTCGAGGATCCGTTCGCGGCTCCCTCGGCGAAGCGCGATGGACCCGATCGCGCGCTCGAGCGTGCCCTTGGACCCGTCGATGCGAGCGAGCCGACCACCGGCTCGCGGACGTCCGACAGCGAGACGCCGTACGCTGAACGCAGCGCCATGCCGCCTGCCGTCGATCGTCGCGATGATGATGGCGACGACGGCCGCGAGGTCGATGGTGACTTGGGCGAGCGCACCGAAGGTGCGGAGAGTGCCGAGGGTGAAGACGGCGCCGCGCCGCGCAAGAAGCGCCGGCGTAACCGCCGGTCGCGTCGCGGACGCGCCAAGACGGACGGCACGGCCAATGATGACACCTCCGAGGAAGGCGAGGCCGACGCCGACTCCTCAAGCGAGTCCGGCGCCATCGACGCGGACCTTCCCGTGGCGGGAGCTCCGCCCCGTTCCCGCAGTCGTGCCCCGAAAGCTGACGCGGACGAGGGTGAGAGCGACGAGGAGGCCAGCGGTGCGCTGGCCGAGGTCGACGGCGACGAATCGGACCTCGATAGCGCGGCACGCGCGCGGCGGCGTGGACGCCGCGGACGGCGCGGCGGGGCGCGACGGTCACGCGGGCGTCGCGACAAGGACGGCGGAGAGGGTGGCGGCGCTGATGCCGGCGGCGCTGACGCGGAAGGCTGA